One part of the Vicia villosa cultivar HV-30 ecotype Madison, WI linkage group LG6, Vvil1.0, whole genome shotgun sequence genome encodes these proteins:
- the LOC131612703 gene encoding universal stress protein PHOS32-like, producing the protein MERRILVAVDESKESMFALYWCITNLIPETSNVKLVLLYVKPTPAIQSFIATGYVFYNDVISDMEKYCIGLVESVMERVGDICKKLHSTDIKMERVVGSGDAKDVICRAVKKFEVDTLVMGTHSYGFFKRALVGSVSDYCAIHAKCAVVIVKHP; encoded by the exons ATGGAGCGAAGGATTTTGGTGGCTGTGGATGAGAGCAAGGAAAGTATGTTTGCACTTTACTGGTGCATCACTAATCTTATTCCTGAGACTTCAAATGTTAAACTAGTTTTACTATATGTCAAGCCAACTCCTGCTATACAATCTTTCATTGCAACAG GGTATGTATTTTACAATGATGTTATTTCGGATATGGAAAAGTATTGCATTGGTTTGGTTGAGTCAGTAATGGAAAGAGTTGGAGATATTTGCAAGAAACTGCATTCAACTGAT ATCAAAATGGAGAGAGTAGTTGGAAGTGGAGATGCCAAGGATGTGATATGTAGAGCAGTTAAGAAATTTGAGGTGGATACTTTGGTTATGGGAACTCATAGTTATGGATTCTTTAAGAG GGCTTTAGTTGGAAGTGTTAGTGACTATTGTGCCATACATGCAAAGTGTGCTGTTGTAATTGTGAAGCATCCATGA
- the LOC131612702 gene encoding uncharacterized protein LOC131612702 — protein sequence MGNTCSCSCIPTNSATFEIFNNKLIIKAKKKTATLLDTCGTVREIKLPTKSAELMIELLGHVITPAEVLLRTRRITALHADEELVAGKIYLLVPVSRVNCKASEFEIEIAERGSGRRKGSKTAKVSPVSKLTENDGGVYCVRQRRWNPVLDPIFESS from the coding sequence ATGGGTAACACATGTTCTTGTTCTTGCATCCCTACAAATTCTGCCACTTTTGAGATTTTTAACAACAAACTAATAATAAAGGCTAAGAAGAAAACAGCAACGCTTTTGGACACTTGCGGTACCGTACGTGAGATCAAGCTACCTACGAAATCGGCGGAACTCATGATTGAACTTCTCGGACACGTCATCACTCCGGCGGAAGTTCTCCTAAGAACGCGACGGATCACGGCCTTGCATGCCGATGAGGAGCTTGTAGCCGGGAAGATTTACCTGCTGGTGCCAGTGAGTAGGGTGAATTGTAAGGCTTCTGAGTTTGAGATTGAGATTGCGGAGAGAGGGAGTGGAAGAAGAAAGGGAAGTAAAACGGCGAAGGTTTCGCCGGTGTCGAAGTTAACGGAAAATGACGGAGGTGTTTACTGTGTCCGGCAAAGACGATGGAATCCTGTTCTGGATCCAATTTTTGAATCTTCTTGA
- the LOC131612701 gene encoding uncharacterized protein LOC131612701 has protein sequence MGNHFSFHATIKIIHYDGSLQELDQPITAAELMLEHPKHVVVEFHSALNQKKPTPLPADKNLEMNKKYVMVPMKPGKPVGLKAEDCRRILSVVNSSIDSSNYLMCSQGFVPWLVRFLKKRNEAIGEVEKSLEMNGEERFEFCEFLPEMMEERGEYLNLSRQLSGKGWKPSLDTIKEKKVKKKVSGWLFLRSFVAAKI, from the coding sequence ATGGGAAACCATTTCTCATTTCATGCTACCATCAAAATCATTCACTATGACGGTTCACTTCAAGAGCTTGATCAACCAATAACAGCAGCCGAACTCATGTTAGAGCATCCAAAACATGTTGTTGTCGAGTTTCACTCAGCATTGAATCAGAAAAAACCAACACCGTTGCCGGCCGACAAGAATCTTGAGATGAACAAGAAATATGTTATGGTTCCGATGAAGCCAGGGAAGCCGGTTGGACTAAAGGCGGAAGATTGTCGTAGGATTCTTTCGGTTGTTAATTCGTCTATTGATTCTAGTAATTATCTTATGTGCTCTCAAGGGTTTGTTCCTTGGCTTGTAAGGTTTTTGAAGAAAAGGAATGAGGCTATTGGAGAGGTTGAGAAAAGTTTGGAGATGAATGGAGAAGAGAGGtttgagttttgtgagtttttgcCGGAGATGATGGAAGAGAGAGGAGAGTATTTGAATTTGAGTAGGCAGTTGTCAGGGAAAGGGTGGAAGCCTAGTTTGGATACTATTAAGGAAAAGAAGGTTAAGAAAAAGGTGTCTGGTTGGTTATTTCTTAGAAGTTTTGTTGCTGCAAAGATTTGA